The genome window AACTGATGAAGGTATCGGATGGTTAATCAATGTATTTACAGGAGGTGCGTTTTCGCAAGCTTCTGTATTTGCATTAGGTATCATGCCGTACATATCAGCTTCTATCGTAGTTCAATTAATGGGAATTGCGGTACCATATTTACAAAAATTACAAAAAGACGGTGAAAGTGGTAGAAAGAAAATTAACCAAATTACAAGATGGTTAACAATCTTAATTACTTTAGTTCAAGGTCCTGGTTATATCTATAACTTGTACAGAACTTTACCAGGTGAAGCATTTATGTTAACTGGTCCTACTTTCATTTTCTCTTCTGTGCTTATTTTAGTTACAGGGACAATTTTTGCAATGTGGTTAGGAGAAAAAATTACTGATAAAGGTATTGGTAATGGTATTTCTTTATTGATAATGGTAGGTATTATTGCAAGAATGCCGCAAGCATTTATTCAAGAGTTTTCATCTAGAACTGCTCAGGTAAATGGTAGTGTTATGATGATTGTTATCGAATTAATACTTTGGTTCTTAGTAATAATTGCGTGTATTTTATTAGTAATGGCTGTAAGAAAAATTCCAGTACAGTATGCAAGACGTACAGTTTCTGGGGATTTTGAAGAAGACATGATGGGTGGAAACAGACAGTTTATCCCATTAAAGTTAAATGCATCAGGTGTTATGCCGATCATTTTTGCTCAAGCTATTATGTTTATTCCTGCTGCTGTTTCTGGTTTAGCAAAAGAATCAGATACTGCACTTTCTATTGCAGGAATGTTCAACGATCCATTCGGTTTAGTATATAATATTGTTTTTGCTTTGTTAATCGTAATTTTTACGTACTTTTACACCGCAATTACAGTGCCTACTAATAAAATGGCAGATGATTTAAAAAGAAGTGGAGGTTTCATACCAGGTGTTAAGCCAGGTGTTGAAACTGGAGATTACCTAGATAAAATTATGTCTTTAATTACTTTTCCAGGTTCATTATTTCTTGCTTTAATAGCTGTGTTCCCAGCTATTGCTGTAAGTTTACTTGGAGTTCAAGGTGCTTGGGGTTATTTTTATGGAGGTACTTCTTTATTAATCATGGTTGGAGTTGCAATAGATACTATTCAGCAAATAAATTCTTATTTATTGAATAAACACTATGATGGTTTGATGAAGAGTGGTAAAAATAGAAAAGCAGTAGCTTAATTTTTATGGCAAAACAATCAGCAATAGAACAAGACGGAACAATTGTAGAAGCATTATCAAATGCTATGTTTCGTGTAGAGTTAGAAAACGGACATGTTGTAATTGCTCATATTTCTGGAAAAATGCGTATGCATTACATTAAGTTGTTACCAGGAGACAAGGTAAAACTTGAAATGAGCCCTTACGATTTGTCTAAAGCAAGAATTACTTATAGATACTAAAGCTATTAAAATGAAAGTAAGAGCATCAGTTAAAAAGAGAAGTGCCGAGTGCATTATTGTACGTAGAAAAGGAAGATTATACGTTATTAACAAAAAGAATCCTAGATTTAAACAAAGACAAGGATAATTATGGCAAGAATTGCAGGGGTAGATATACCTAAACAAAAAAGAGGAATCATTGCTTTAACATACATATTCGGTATTGGTAAAAGCAGAGCTAAAGATATTTTAGCTAAAGCTCAAGTGAGCGAAGACAAGAAAGTTCAAGATTGGAATGATGACGAGATCGGAGCTATCCGTGAGGCGGTATCATACTACAAAATTGAAGGAGAATTGCGTTCTGAAGTTCAATTAAACATCAAACGTTTAATGGATATCGGATGTCAAAGAGGTATTCGTCATAGAGCTGGACTTCCATTAAGAGGTCAAAGAACTAAAAACAACTCTAGAACTAGAAAAGGTAAGAGAAAAACTGTTGCTAACAAGAAAAAAGCAACTAAATAATAAGTAATAATATGGCTAAAGCAACTGCAAAAAAACGTAAAGTTATCGTTGAATCTTCGGGAGAAGCACATATTAATGCTACTTTTAACAACATCATCATTTCTTTGACAAACAAGAAAGGTGAAGTAATTTCTTGGTCTTCAGCTGGTAAAATGGGCTTTAGAGGTTCTAAAAAGAATACTCCTTATGCAGCTCAAATGGCAGCAGAAGATTGTAGTAAAGTAGCTCTTGAAGCTGGACTTAAAAAAGTTAAAGTTTATGTGAAAGGTCCTGGAAATGGTAGAGAATCTGCTATCAGATCAATCCATAACTCAGGAGTTGAAGTTACAGAAATCATTGATGTAACTCCAATGCCACATAACGGATGTCGTCCTCCGAAAAGAAGAAGAGTATAATTTAAGTATAATACGGGTAGGTTTAAAATTATCGAAGGATATAGACCTGAATTCATAATTCCTACCTTTTTTAAAATTTTTAAAATGGCAAGATATACTGGTCCAAAAACTAAAATTGCTCGTAAATTTGGCGAAGCAATCTTCGGAGATGATAAAGCCTTCGAAAAAAGAAATTACCCTCCAGGGCAACATGGTTTAGCTAAAAAGAGAGGTAAAAAATCTGAATATGCTGTTCAGTTAATGGAAAAGCAAAAAGCTAAATATACTTACGGTATTTTAGAAAAACAATTCAGAAATTTATTTAAAAAAGCATCTGCTGCTTCTGGAGTAACAGGTGAAATTTTATTACAATTATGTGAAGCACGTTTAGATAACGTTGTTTACAGAATGGGTGTTGCTCCTTCTCGTAGAGCTGCTCGTCAAATTGTATCTCACAGACACATCACTGTTAATGGTGAAGTTGTTAATGTACCTTCTTACCACTTAAAAGCTGGTGATAAAGTTGCTGTACGTGAAAAATCAAAATCTCTTGAAGCTATTGACCGTTCTTTAGCTGCATCTTCTCAAGTTTATGAGTGGATTACTTGGAATAATGATACTAAAGAAGGTACTTTCGTTTCTGTACCTCAAAGACTTCAAATTCCAGAAAATATTAAAGAACAACTAATCGTTGAGTTGTATAACAAATAATAATTGACATTAGTCGAAATATGGCAATATTTAATTTTCAAAAGCCCGATAAAGTTATCATGATCGATTCTACGGATTTCGAAGGTAAATTTGAATTTAGACCTTTGGAACCTGGTTACGGATTGACTGTTGGTAATGCACTTAGAAGAGTTTTGCTTTCTTCACTTGAAGGATACGCAATTACATCAGTAAGAATTGAAGGTGTAGAACATGAGTTCTCTACAATCGCTGGTGTTGTTGAAGACGTTACAGAAATTATCTTAAATCTTAAACAAGTACGTTTTAAACGTCAAATTGAAGATATCGATAATGAGTCTGTTTCTATCTCTCTTTCAGGTAAAGATAAGATTACTGCAGGTGATTTTCAAAAATTCATCTCTGGTTTTCAAGTTTTAAATCCAGATTTAGTAATCTGTAATTTAGACAGTAAAACATCTATCAACATGGAACTTTCTATCGAAAAAGGTAGAGGTTATGTTCCTGCTGAAGAGAACAAAAAATCAAATGCTCCAATAGGAACAATTTTTACGGATTCTATTTACACTCCAGTAAAGAATGTAAAATATGCTATTGAGAATTTCCGTGTGGAACAAAAAACTGACTACGAAAAATTAGTTTTTGAAATCATTACAGATGGTTCTATCCATCCAAAAGATGCATTAACTGAAGCAGCTAAGACGTTAATCCACCACTTTATGTTGTTCTCTGACGAAAGAATTACTCTTGAGGCAGATGAAATTGCACAAACAGAGTCTTACGATGAAGAGTCTCTTCATATGAGACAGTTATTGAAAACTAAATTAGTTGATATGGACTTATCTGTTAGAGCATTAAATTGTTTAAAAGCGGCTGAAGTTGATACATTAGGTGATTTAGTATCTTTCAACAAAAACGACTTAATGAAGTTCCGTAATTTTGGTAAAAAATCATTAACTGAATTAGATGAGTTAGTGGCTAATAAAAACCTGACTTTTGGAATGGATTTAACTAAATATAAGTTAGATAAAGAATAATTGCTTCATATTTTGCGCTCCTAAAATGGATTGATGCAAGATGAAGATAAATAATAGACGTCATGAGACACGGAAAAAAGAATAATCATTTAAGTAGACAAACAGGACATAGAAAAGCTATGTTAGCTAATATGGCTTGTTCGTTAATTGAACATAAACGTATCAATACTACTGTTGCTAAAGCTAAAGCTTTAAAACAATTTGTTGAACCATTAGTAACAAAATCTAAAGAAGATACTACTCACAACCGTCGTATTTGTTTTTCTTATTTAAGAAACAAATATGCAGTTACTGAGCTTTTCAGAGAAGTTGCTGCTAAAGTTGGTGACCGTCCAGGAGGATACACTCGTATCATTAAGTTAGGTAACCGTTTAGGAGATAACGCTGATATGGCAATGATCGAGTTAGTAGATTTCAACACATTGTACAATGGTGGTAAAAAAGAAGTTAAGAAAACTACTCGTCGTGGTAGAGCTAAAAAAGCTGAAGGTACTGCTCCTGAAGCTCCAGCTGCTGAAACTTCTGAAAATACTGAAGCTACAGAATAATCATGAAACCATTCATGTAAAAATAATTAAGGATAAACTTTTTAAAGTTTATCCTTTTTTTTGTTTTATAGAATTAAAGATTTTCTAAAAACAACTTTTATAACTAAATTTGCACCCACAACAACAACGCAATGAAATACAACAATCGTTCTAAGGCCGTTTTACTTCTTAAAGACGGTACAATTTTTCACGGAAAATCAATCGGAATTGAAGGTGTGACTTTTGGAGAAGTCGCTTTTAATACTGGAACTACAGGTTATCAAGAAATTTTTACAGATCCATCTTACTTTGGGCAAATTATGGTTACTACCAATGCTCATATAGGTAATTATGGAGTTAATGAGAAAGAAGTTGAGTCAGATTCAGTAAAGATATCTGGTTTGGTATGTAAAAACTTTAGCTTTAATTATTCTCGTGAAGATGCTTCTGAAAGCTTATTTGATTATCTAAGCAAACAAAATCTTATTGTGATTTCTGATGTAGATACAAGAGCTTTGGTAAGCTATATTAGAGATAATGGTGCAATGAATGCTGTTATTTGTACAGATGGAACTCCAATCGAAGAATTAAAAGCTAAATTAGCTCAGGTTCCAGATATGAATGGTTTGGAATTAGCTTCTAAAGTTTCAACAAAAGAACCTTATTTCTTTGGTGAAGAAACTGCTAAATATAAAATTTCAGCATTGGATTTAGGGATTAAAACCAATATCCTTCGCAACCTTGCAAAAAGAGATTGTTATATTAAAGTATTCCCATACAATGCATCGTTTGAAGATCTTAAATCATTCAATCCAGATGGATATTTCTTGTCAAACGGACCTGGTGATCCAGAGCCATTAGAAACTGCACAAGAAGTTGCAAGACAAATTTTAAATGAAAACAAACCTTTATTCGGAATTTGTTTAGGTCACCAAATTATTGGTTTGGCTAATGGAATTTCGACTTATAAAATGTTTAATGGTCATAGAGGAATTAATCACCCTGTAAAAAATATTATTACAGGTAAAGGTGAAATTACTTCTCAAAATCATGGTTTTGCTATTGTAAGAGAAGAATTGGATAAACATCCTGATTTTGAATTAACACATGAACATTTAAATGATGGTACTGTTGCAGGTATGAGAATGAAATCAAAAAACTGTTTTTCAGTACAATATCATCCAGAAGCAAGTCCTGGACCTCACGATTCAAGTTATTTATTTGATCAATTTATCGAAAATATAAAATCTTCAATCAACTAAAACGTTATCGTTTATAAGTTTTTTGAATTTCATAAAAAAGTTTAATCTTAAGTTATAAATTTGTTATTATTCGTAAAATACTAACTAAAAAAATATAAAATGAGTATTATTATAAAAGTTCACGCAAGACAAATTTTAGACTCTCGTGGAAACCCAACAGTTGAAGTTGATGTAATTACAGATAATGGTATTTTAGGACGTGCTGCTGTTCCAAGTGGTGCTTCTACAGGAGAGCATGAAGCAGTTGAATTACGTGATGGTGGAAAATCATACATGGGTAAAGGAGTTTTAAAAGCTGTTGAAAATGTGAATGCTAAAATTGCTGAAGCTGTTGTAGGATTGTCTGTTTTTGAGCAAAATTTGATCGACAAAACAATGATTGAATTAGACGGAACTGCAAATAAATCGAACTTAGGAGCAAATGCTATTTTAGGTGTTTCTTTAGCAGTTGCAAAAGCTGCAGCAAACGAATTAGGTATGCCATTATATCGTTACGTTGGTGGTGTTTCTGCTAATACGTTACCAGTTCCAATGATGAATATCATCAACGGTGGTTCACATTCAGATGCTCCAATTGCTTTCCAAGAGTTTATGATTATGCCAGTTAAAGCAAAAGATTTTACTCATGCTATGCAAATGGGAACTGAAATTTTCCATAATCTTAAAAAAGTATTACACGATAGAAATTTATCAACTGCAGTAGGAGATGAAGGTGGTTTTGCACCGAATTTAGCTGGAGGAACTGAAGATGCATTAGATTCTATCAAATTGGCTGTTACAAATGCAGGTTATACTTTTGGTGATGATGTTATGGTTGCTTTAGATTGTGCTGCTTCTGAGTTTTATGTAAATGGAAAATACGATTACACTAAATTTGAAGGAGAAACTGGAAAAGTAAGATCTTCTGAAGAACAAGCTTCTTATTTAGCTGAATTAACTGAAAAATATCCAATTATTTCTATCGAAGACGGAATGTACGAAGATGATTGGGAAGGTTGGAAATTATTAACTGAAAAAATTGGAGATAAAGTACAATTAGTTGGAGACGATTTATTTGTAACTAATGTTGAAAGATTATCTCGCGGAATTAGCCAATCAATTGCAAATTCTATTTTGATTAAAGTAAACCAAATCGGTACTTTAACTGAAACTATTGCAGCTGTAAACATGGCGCATAATGCAGGTTATACTTCAGTTATGTCACACCGTTCAGGAGAAACAGAAGACAATACAATTGCTGATTTAGCGGTTGCTTTAAACTGTGGACAAATTAAAACAGGTTCGGCTTCTCGTTCAGATCGTATGGCAAAATACAATCAATTATTAAGAATCGAAGAAGAATTGGCAGACGTTGCTTATTTTCCTGGAGCTAATGCTTTTAAAGTAAAAAGATAATTCTTTTATATAAAATTTAAAACCTGTTGTAAATTATTGCAACAGGTTTTTTTTATGTATATTATTTAACCATAAATTATATAAAATTTCTTTATTGTTTGATTAATATTTGTTAAATTCGCAATTCACATTAATTTTATCATAAAATATCATATAAATAATATGTCAAAAACTGCAATATTAGAGCTTGATGGCAAAAAGTATGAGTTTCCTGTTATAGTAGGGACTGAGAATGAGGTTGCTATCGATATAGACAAGTTGCGTAGTGCTTCTGGTGCTATTACTATCGATCCTGGATATAAAAATTCAGGTTCTTGTACAAGTGAAATTACTTTTTTAGATGGTGAAGAAGGAATTTTACGTTATAGAGGTTATTCAATTGAAGATTTAGCGGATAAGGCTGACTTTTTAGAAGTATCTTACCTGTTAATTTTTGGAGAATTGCCAACAGCAGCGCAATTAGAAAAGTTTGAAAACGATATTAGAAAATATACTTTAGTTAGTGAAGAAATGAAAAGCATCATTGATGGTTTTCCAAGAACAGCTCACCCAATGGGAGTTTTAGCTTCATTAACTAGTGCGTTAACTGCATTTAATCCAAAATCAGTTAATCCACACAATGAAAAAGAAATGTATGATGCAGTTTGTAAAACAATGGGTAAATTCCTTGTAATTGCAACTTGGACATATAGAAAAACAATGGGATTCCCATTAAATCATTACGATAACAGTAAAGGATATGTAGAAAACTTCATGCGTTTGATGTTTGAATTACCTACAGGTCCGTACAAAGTAGACAAAAGAGTTGTTGATGCATTAGATAAATTATTTATTTTACATGCTGATCACGAACAAAACTGTTCTACTTCAACTGTAAGAATCGTTGGTTCTTCACATGCTGGATTATTTGCTTCTATTTCTGCTGGGGTTTCTGCATTATGGGGACCACTTCATGGAGGTGCTAATCAAGCAGTATTAGAAATGTTACAAGAAATCCATGACAATGGTGGTGATGTAGCTAAATTCGTTTTAAAAGCAAAAGACAAAGATGATCCTTTCCGTTTAATGGGATTCGGTCACCGTGTTTATAAAAACTTTGATCCAAGAGCAACTATCATTAAAAAAGCTGCTGATGATGTATTAAGTACTTTAGGAGTAGACGATCCATTATTAGATATTGCAAAACAATTAGAAAAAGTAGCTTTAGAGGATGAATATTTCAAATCAAGAAACTTATATCCAAACGTAGATTTCTATTCTGGAATTATTTACCGTGCTATGGGTATTCCAGTTGAAATGTTTACCGTTTTATTTGCAATTGGTCGTTTACCAGGTTGGATTGCTCAATGGAAAGAAATGAGAGTTAACAAAGAGCCAATTGGTCGTCCAAGACAAGTTTATACAGGTTATACTTTACGTCCTTTTAAAGAAGTAAAAGATAGATAATAATAAAAAATCCCGCTAAAAGCGGGATTTTTGTTTTGTAAATAATTTATTTTGCTGGTTTTTCTTCTTCTTTATTACCAGTTAAATCTTCAACTTTATCTTCAACTGTCTCAGCAACATTTTGTAGCGATTCTTTTAAATCATGTGCTTTTTCTTCTACCCAACCAGCAGCCTCTGCCGTTTTCTCTTTAGCGACATCTATAATTTCTGAAACTTTTTCATTTACCTTTAATTCTTCAAGTTTGTGTGCCGCTTTTTCCGCTACATTTTCCGCTACTTCGGTTAAGTTTTCTTTTGCTACTTCAGCTTTTTCTTTAGCTTTTCCAAAAAGTGAATTGAAAAAATTTGATAATCCCATGATAATTTGTTTTTATAGTTTATTCAAATTTAATTAATATTAATTGATAATGTAATATTTTTTAGCACAATTAATAATGTTTTACTAATTAATATTCTCATTTCCTTTTTCTATATTTGCCAAAAGCCAAAAAGCGATGTTACAATTAAATGTAAAAAACGAAACTTCCCGATTGAGGGCCGTGGTGTTAGGAACCGCAGTAAGTAATGGTCCAACACCAACAATTGATGAAGCCTATGATCCTAAATCATTAGAGCATATTAAAGCCGGAACCTATCCTGTTGAAGCAGATATGGTAAGCGAAATGGAAGCTTTTAATAAAGTATTTGAAAAATACGATGTTAAAGTTTTTAGACCTCAAATTATTGAAAATTACAATCAAATTTTCGCGAGAGATATTGGTTTTGTTATAGATGATATTTTTATTAAAGCCAATATATTACCAGATAGAGAACGCGAATTAGATGCAATTCAATACGTAATTGATCAAATTGATCCTAAAAAAGTTGTTCGACCACCAGAAGAAGTTCATATTGAAGGTGGAGATGTAATGCCATGGAACGATTATATTTTTATTGGAACATATAAAGGTTCGGACTATAAAGACTATATTACAGCAAGAACCAATTGGCAAGGTGTAAATTATATTAAAGAATTATTTCCAAATAAAATTGTTAAAGATTTCGATTTAGTAAAATCTAAAATTGAGCCAAGAGATAATGCATTGCATTTAGATTGTTGTTTTCAGCCTGTTGGAACAAATAAAGGAATCATCTATAAAAGTGGTTTCCGTGAAGAAGCTGATTATATGTTCTTAGTGAATTTATTTGGGAAAGAAAATTTATTCCATATCGAAAGAGAAGAGATGTATCACATGAATTCAAATGTGTTTTCTATTGCTCCAGATGTGGTAGTTTCTGAAAAGAATTTCACGCGTTTAAACAATTGGTTAAGAGAACAAGGATTTACTGTAGAAGAAATTCCTTATGCTGAAATTTCTAAACAAGAAGGGTTGTTAAGATGTTCAACTTTACCACTAATAAGAGATTAGTGAATAGGTAGGTTACAAGATTATAAACTACAAACATTAAAATTTTTTAAAAATGAACCAAACAACAAATTCTATATTAATGATTCGTCCGGTTGCATTCCGTATGAACGAACAAACGGCTGTAAATAATTATTACCAAAAAGTTTTGGATAATTTAACTCCACAATCTGTTAATGCAAAGGCACAAGAAGAGTTTGATACTTTTGTGCAAAAACTTAGAATGATAGGATTGAATGTTGTGGTAGTTGAAGATACTGTAAGTCCAGATACGCCAGATAGTATTTTTCCTAACAACTGGATTTCTTTTCATGAAAATGGTGATGTAGTTTTATATCCAATGTTTGCTGAAAACAGAAGATTAGAAAGAAGAGAAGATGTTTTAGATACATTAGAAGACGAAGGTTTTGTTATCAATGAAATCATGGATTATACTTCTGCTGAAGAAGACGAAGTGTTTTTAGAAGGAACTGGAAGTATCGTTTTAGATAGAGCAAATGGAAAGGCATATTGCGCTTTATCTCCAAGAGCTGATGAAGAATTATTTATTGAGTTTTGCGAAGATTTTGAGTTTACTCCTGTAATTTTCGAAGCATTTCAAACTGTAAATGGAGAACGCAAACATATTTATCATACCAATGTTATTATGTGTGTTGGAGAAACTTTTGCGGTTATTTGCGCAGATTGTATTGATGACAAGAAAGAACGCAAAATGGTTTTGGATAGCTTAAAAGGTGATGAAAAAGAAGTAATTCTTATTACGGAAGACCAAGTAAACAACTTTGCTGGAAATATGTTGGAAGTAAAAGGTAATGATGATAAGCGATATTTGGTTATGAGTGCATCTGCACATCAGAGTTTGACTAAAAAGCAAATCGCTCAGTTAGAAGAACACGTTACAATTGTGAGTTCAAGTTTAGATACTATCGAAGCTTGTGGAGGTGGAAGTGCTCGTTGTATGATGGCTGAAATTTTCTTACCAAAAGAATAATTTTGAATATATCTTAAATTAAAAAATCCCAAATTCCAATTTGATTCGGAGTTTGGGATTTTTTATTGTTTAAATTTTTTAAATGCCTCTTACAATCGTTAAAATAGCGCTAATTATGTACTGAATTCCAATGGCAATTGTTAGGAAACCAATAATTCTTGAAATAGCTACAATTCCCGAAGAACCTAATATTTTAGCTAAATAATGTGCGCTTCTTAAAATTACATAAATTGCAATAGCAACAGCTACAATCGATAAGCTAGAACAAATGATTTCGTAAGTTGAAATATAACCTTCCGAACCTTTTAATTCTTGATAATAAGCAATTAAAAGCGAAATTGAACCTGGTCCTGCAAGCATTGGCATTGCTAAAGGAGTTAAGGCAATATGATTTCTGTTTGAAACTTCTTTTTGAACTTTTTTGTTAATTCCTTTGTTTTTACTGAACTGACCATTCAATAAAGAAAATCCAGAGTTTGTAATGATAATTCCTCCGGCAATTCGTAAAGCAGTAATTGTTATACCAAAAAATGATAGGATGTACTGTCCAATGAAGAAAGAGATTAATAAAATCACACAAACATTAATTGAAGCGGTTAATGAGACTTTGCTTCTTTCTTGCATGGTGTAATCTTGAGTAAGACCAACAAAAATGGGTATGGTTCCGATGGGATTTAAAACTGAGAATAAGGCGACGAGTAAATAAATAAATATGTCCATTTTTTTTGATGTAAAATTATCTCTTAAGCCAAATATAAAATTTAATTTAGAATTAAATAAATGTAAATTAGAAAAGATTTAGTAAATTTAGATTAAAATAGAATAAGATGAAAACACTAGTTATAGGAGCTTCCACAAATAAAGAAAGATATTCATATAAGGCAATTCATAATTTGGTAGATAAGAGTCATCAAGTGGTTGCTATAGGTGCGAAAAAAGGAATGGCTTTTGATATTCCGATTGAAACCGAAAAATTAGATTTTCATGCTGTAGATACTGTTACTTTATATTTAAATCCAAAGGCACAACAAGAATATTATGACTATATTCTTTCTCTAAAACCAAGACGTGTAATCTTTAATCCTGGAACTGAAAATCCGGAATTCTATAAAATATTGGATGAAAATAATATTCAATATGAAGCAGCTTGTACTTTAGTTTTATTAGCTACAAATCAGTATTAAAACTTCGTTTGACTTGTGGCAGGTTTACTTAT of Flavobacterium channae contains these proteins:
- the rpsK gene encoding 30S ribosomal protein S11; this encodes MAKATAKKRKVIVESSGEAHINATFNNIIISLTNKKGEVISWSSAGKMGFRGSKKNTPYAAQMAAEDCSKVALEAGLKKVKVYVKGPGNGRESAIRSIHNSGVEVTEIIDVTPMPHNGCRPPKRRRV
- the rpsM gene encoding 30S ribosomal protein S13 encodes the protein MARIAGVDIPKQKRGIIALTYIFGIGKSRAKDILAKAQVSEDKKVQDWNDDEIGAIREAVSYYKIEGELRSEVQLNIKRLMDIGCQRGIRHRAGLPLRGQRTKNNSRTRKGKRKTVANKKKATK
- a CDS encoding DNA-directed RNA polymerase subunit alpha produces the protein MAIFNFQKPDKVIMIDSTDFEGKFEFRPLEPGYGLTVGNALRRVLLSSLEGYAITSVRIEGVEHEFSTIAGVVEDVTEIILNLKQVRFKRQIEDIDNESVSISLSGKDKITAGDFQKFISGFQVLNPDLVICNLDSKTSINMELSIEKGRGYVPAEENKKSNAPIGTIFTDSIYTPVKNVKYAIENFRVEQKTDYEKLVFEIITDGSIHPKDALTEAAKTLIHHFMLFSDERITLEADEIAQTESYDEESLHMRQLLKTKLVDMDLSVRALNCLKAAEVDTLGDLVSFNKNDLMKFRNFGKKSLTELDELVANKNLTFGMDLTKYKLDKE
- the eno gene encoding phosphopyruvate hydratase, producing MSIIIKVHARQILDSRGNPTVEVDVITDNGILGRAAVPSGASTGEHEAVELRDGGKSYMGKGVLKAVENVNAKIAEAVVGLSVFEQNLIDKTMIELDGTANKSNLGANAILGVSLAVAKAAANELGMPLYRYVGGVSANTLPVPMMNIINGGSHSDAPIAFQEFMIMPVKAKDFTHAMQMGTEIFHNLKKVLHDRNLSTAVGDEGGFAPNLAGGTEDALDSIKLAVTNAGYTFGDDVMVALDCAASEFYVNGKYDYTKFEGETGKVRSSEEQASYLAELTEKYPIISIEDGMYEDDWEGWKLLTEKIGDKVQLVGDDLFVTNVERLSRGISQSIANSILIKVNQIGTLTETIAAVNMAHNAGYTSVMSHRSGETEDNTIADLAVALNCGQIKTGSASRSDRMAKYNQLLRIEEELADVAYFPGANAFKVKR
- the ykgO gene encoding type B 50S ribosomal protein L36 gives rise to the protein MKVRASVKKRSAECIIVRRKGRLYVINKKNPRFKQRQG
- the rplQ gene encoding 50S ribosomal protein L17, encoding MRHGKKNNHLSRQTGHRKAMLANMACSLIEHKRINTTVAKAKALKQFVEPLVTKSKEDTTHNRRICFSYLRNKYAVTELFREVAAKVGDRPGGYTRIIKLGNRLGDNADMAMIELVDFNTLYNGGKKEVKKTTRRGRAKKAEGTAPEAPAAETSENTEATE
- the carA gene encoding glutamine-hydrolyzing carbamoyl-phosphate synthase small subunit — encoded protein: MKYNNRSKAVLLLKDGTIFHGKSIGIEGVTFGEVAFNTGTTGYQEIFTDPSYFGQIMVTTNAHIGNYGVNEKEVESDSVKISGLVCKNFSFNYSREDASESLFDYLSKQNLIVISDVDTRALVSYIRDNGAMNAVICTDGTPIEELKAKLAQVPDMNGLELASKVSTKEPYFFGEETAKYKISALDLGIKTNILRNLAKRDCYIKVFPYNASFEDLKSFNPDGYFLSNGPGDPEPLETAQEVARQILNENKPLFGICLGHQIIGLANGISTYKMFNGHRGINHPVKNIITGKGEITSQNHGFAIVREELDKHPDFELTHEHLNDGTVAGMRMKSKNCFSVQYHPEASPGPHDSSYLFDQFIENIKSSIN
- the secY gene encoding preprotein translocase subunit SecY, whose amino-acid sequence is MKKFIDSFINVWKIEELKNRILLTLGLLLVYRFGAQVTLPGIDATKLTNLTNQTDEGIGWLINVFTGGAFSQASVFALGIMPYISASIVVQLMGIAVPYLQKLQKDGESGRKKINQITRWLTILITLVQGPGYIYNLYRTLPGEAFMLTGPTFIFSSVLILVTGTIFAMWLGEKITDKGIGNGISLLIMVGIIARMPQAFIQEFSSRTAQVNGSVMMIVIELILWFLVIIACILLVMAVRKIPVQYARRTVSGDFEEDMMGGNRQFIPLKLNASGVMPIIFAQAIMFIPAAVSGLAKESDTALSIAGMFNDPFGLVYNIVFALLIVIFTYFYTAITVPTNKMADDLKRSGGFIPGVKPGVETGDYLDKIMSLITFPGSLFLALIAVFPAIAVSLLGVQGAWGYFYGGTSLLIMVGVAIDTIQQINSYLLNKHYDGLMKSGKNRKAVA
- the infA gene encoding translation initiation factor IF-1, with the translated sequence MAKQSAIEQDGTIVEALSNAMFRVELENGHVVIAHISGKMRMHYIKLLPGDKVKLEMSPYDLSKARITYRY
- a CDS encoding citrate synthase, which produces MSKTAILELDGKKYEFPVIVGTENEVAIDIDKLRSASGAITIDPGYKNSGSCTSEITFLDGEEGILRYRGYSIEDLADKADFLEVSYLLIFGELPTAAQLEKFENDIRKYTLVSEEMKSIIDGFPRTAHPMGVLASLTSALTAFNPKSVNPHNEKEMYDAVCKTMGKFLVIATWTYRKTMGFPLNHYDNSKGYVENFMRLMFELPTGPYKVDKRVVDALDKLFILHADHEQNCSTSTVRIVGSSHAGLFASISAGVSALWGPLHGGANQAVLEMLQEIHDNGGDVAKFVLKAKDKDDPFRLMGFGHRVYKNFDPRATIIKKAADDVLSTLGVDDPLLDIAKQLEKVALEDEYFKSRNLYPNVDFYSGIIYRAMGIPVEMFTVLFAIGRLPGWIAQWKEMRVNKEPIGRPRQVYTGYTLRPFKEVKDR
- the rpsD gene encoding 30S ribosomal protein S4, translating into MARYTGPKTKIARKFGEAIFGDDKAFEKRNYPPGQHGLAKKRGKKSEYAVQLMEKQKAKYTYGILEKQFRNLFKKASAASGVTGEILLQLCEARLDNVVYRMGVAPSRRAARQIVSHRHITVNGEVVNVPSYHLKAGDKVAVREKSKSLEAIDRSLAASSQVYEWITWNNDTKEGTFVSVPQRLQIPENIKEQLIVELYNK